From the Marinomonas sp. THO17 genome, one window contains:
- a CDS encoding Na+/H+ antiporter subunit E, translating to MKLLPMPFHSVLLFVVWLLLNNSMSAGHIVLALFFAIGIPLLINSMHDQHPKILKPWKAIGYVLMVMKDIVVANVEVALWIIGPVKKLKPGFVAIPIKIESDLGITILASTVSLTPGTVSAEVSQDKQWLYVHALHVESEQDLIDSVKQRYEMPIKEIFGC from the coding sequence ATGAAACTTTTACCCATGCCATTTCACAGTGTTTTACTCTTTGTCGTTTGGCTGCTGCTGAATAATTCAATGAGCGCTGGACACATTGTTTTGGCCTTATTTTTTGCCATCGGCATTCCTTTGTTAATCAATAGCATGCATGACCAGCACCCCAAAATACTCAAGCCTTGGAAGGCCATTGGTTATGTTTTAATGGTAATGAAGGACATAGTGGTAGCAAATGTAGAAGTGGCACTCTGGATCATAGGTCCAGTGAAAAAGTTAAAACCTGGCTTTGTCGCCATTCCTATCAAAATTGAATCGGATTTAGGCATTACCATTCTCGCCAGTACCGTGTCTTTAACGCCGGGTACCGTCAGTGCAGAAGTATCACAAGACAAACAATGGCTGTATGTCCATGCTTTACATGTGGAAAGTGAACAAGACTTGATTGACTCTGTCAAACAGCGCTATGAGATGCCGATTAAGGAGATTTTTGGATGCTAA
- a CDS encoding K+/H+ antiporter subunit F, which translates to MLTYTIFIVAVCICIALFLNLWRLMTGPTISDRILALDTMYINAIALILLYGIYAGTALYFEAALLIAMLGFVSTAALCKYLLRGDIIE; encoded by the coding sequence ATGCTAACTTACACTATCTTTATTGTGGCTGTCTGTATCTGTATCGCCTTATTTTTAAACTTATGGCGTTTGATGACAGGCCCAACTATTTCTGATCGCATCTTAGCCTTGGATACCATGTACATTAATGCCATTGCTTTGATTCTGCTGTACGGCATTTATGCTGGTACCGCTTTATACTTCGAAGCGGCCTTACTGATTGCCATGCTAGGATTTGTTAGTACTGCAGCACTTTGTAAATACTTACTTCGCGGCGATATTATTGAATAG
- a CDS encoding Na+/H+ antiporter subunit G has product MPLYLEIIICISLLLGGIFLLIGSYGLARLPDIYMRLHSPTKASTLGITGVLVASMIFQSHSKGFLSIQEFLITLFLLITAPVAANMIAKTALHHRTKALDKTQGQDLMETIRERHSPNQQHDAE; this is encoded by the coding sequence ATGCCATTGTATCTGGAAATTATTATCTGCATTTCGCTATTACTAGGTGGGATCTTTTTGTTGATAGGGTCGTATGGATTGGCACGTTTACCCGATATTTATATGCGCTTGCATAGCCCAACGAAAGCCTCTACCTTGGGGATCACTGGCGTGCTAGTTGCGTCTATGATCTTCCAAAGTCACTCCAAAGGCTTTTTGTCTATTCAGGAGTTTTTAATTACTTTATTCTTGTTAATTACCGCTCCTGTGGCAGCCAACATGATCGCCAAAACCGCTTTACACCATAGAACCAAAGCCCTCGACAAAACCCAAGGGCAGGATCTAATGGAAACCATTCGTGAGCGTCACTCCCCTAACCAGCAACACGATGCGGAGTAA
- the amt gene encoding ammonium transporter, producing the protein MADFNWLLVTAAFVFVMQAGFLCLESGRIRSKNSINVAAKNISDFIVSTTLFWCFGFGIMFGDSVLGLFGTSDFAFGNEHSPWQISFFIFQMMFCGTAATLTSGAVAERMTFMGYLAVTLILSAFIYPVAGHWAWSGIYGGSGPQGWLESMGFIDFAGSTVVHSVGGWVALASIMIIGPRLGRFEQGIRLPPGNNLPLSALGALLIWFGWFGFNGGSTLALTNDVPMIILNTFISAAWGGLIAAGINYLRDGFVEVSFVLNGTIAGLVGITASCHVVLPGSAIVIGAVSGVIVYYGSLFMEKLRLDDALDVVPAHLFAGAWGTIAVALFGNAKLIDNGLSFWAQLGVQSLGVIAIGAYCFVVGYAGIWLLNRVMPLRATKEQEEQGLNVAEHKATTELLDLLTSMQYQQNNADFSKPVPEEPFTEVGQIAHKYNQVIDRVSSEIAQRDDALMRFQKSEMRKSAILNSSMDCIVTINRFGSVIEFNPAAERTFGCLKKQVEGKSFIGLFVLEADRKKIFESLNSGFSSSSGLILNRRNPFRLQRSPNNDFPAEIAITKANTDSNSDSEYTLHIRDMSKQLKLQERLRFLAYSDPLTSLYNRTYLMDALVSSLLIATKQKTSVGLLFLDLDNFKIINDTLGHKAGDELLCEVARRLSSVSGEQDVIARWGGDEFVLMITQNVTESLLLERAQHILQAMRVPVHINEQDFTIPTSIGITFTNHVPIVADKLIQQADIAMYYAKEKGRDNAQFFTPEMANVVTKKFGFDKEIHEALVDGQFSLVFQPKVARDGKTLYGVEALIRWQHPDKGMISPAEFIPIAEESSLIVKIDEWVIDKALWQIQHWQQQGLRAVPVAVNLSGRHLVSDSLVPFVAQKLVEYDVAGSLLEIEITEGVLLQDIARCVEVLADLKALDIRIAIDDFGTGYSSLSYLKRLPLDTLKIDQSFVEECDSHTEDAKICETIINLANNLELLIVAEGVETLSQAETLASLGCEIFQGYYFERPMIGDAMVDAFTPHRVAG; encoded by the coding sequence ATGGCAGATTTTAATTGGTTGTTAGTGACCGCGGCATTTGTGTTTGTCATGCAAGCAGGTTTTTTGTGTCTTGAAAGTGGCCGTATTCGCAGTAAAAACAGTATCAATGTGGCGGCAAAAAATATTTCTGATTTTATCGTTTCCACTACGCTCTTCTGGTGCTTTGGTTTTGGCATCATGTTCGGCGATTCTGTATTGGGTCTGTTCGGTACTAGTGATTTTGCTTTTGGCAATGAACATTCACCTTGGCAGATTAGCTTCTTTATTTTCCAAATGATGTTTTGTGGTACGGCTGCTACGTTAACCTCTGGTGCTGTGGCTGAACGTATGACCTTCATGGGGTATCTGGCCGTAACCCTTATTCTGAGTGCGTTTATTTACCCTGTCGCCGGACATTGGGCATGGTCAGGCATATATGGCGGGAGTGGGCCACAGGGTTGGTTAGAGAGTATGGGGTTTATTGACTTCGCAGGTTCGACCGTAGTGCATTCGGTTGGCGGTTGGGTGGCGCTTGCGTCGATTATGATTATTGGACCAAGGTTAGGTCGTTTTGAGCAAGGTATTCGTTTACCGCCCGGAAATAATTTACCTTTGTCCGCGTTGGGTGCGCTACTGATTTGGTTTGGTTGGTTTGGCTTTAATGGTGGTAGCACCTTGGCGTTAACCAATGATGTGCCCATGATTATTCTCAATACTTTTATTTCTGCAGCATGGGGCGGTTTGATTGCGGCGGGGATCAATTACCTTCGTGATGGCTTTGTGGAAGTCAGTTTTGTGCTCAATGGCACCATTGCTGGTTTAGTAGGTATTACTGCGTCTTGTCATGTGGTGTTGCCAGGCAGTGCCATCGTTATTGGAGCGGTTTCTGGCGTGATTGTGTATTACGGCAGCCTATTTATGGAAAAATTGCGTTTGGATGATGCTCTGGATGTGGTGCCCGCCCACCTGTTTGCTGGGGCTTGGGGCACAATTGCGGTAGCTTTGTTTGGCAATGCTAAATTGATTGATAATGGTTTGAGCTTTTGGGCGCAATTGGGAGTGCAGTCATTGGGTGTGATTGCCATTGGAGCTTATTGTTTTGTCGTGGGTTACGCAGGTATTTGGTTGCTAAATCGAGTGATGCCGCTTCGTGCGACAAAAGAGCAAGAGGAACAAGGGCTGAACGTGGCGGAACACAAGGCCACAACGGAATTGTTGGATTTGCTCACTTCTATGCAATATCAGCAGAATAACGCCGATTTTTCTAAGCCTGTTCCGGAAGAGCCTTTTACGGAAGTGGGACAGATTGCCCATAAGTATAATCAGGTGATTGATCGAGTTAGCAGTGAAATTGCGCAGCGAGATGATGCCTTGATGCGTTTCCAAAAGAGTGAAATGCGTAAGTCCGCTATTTTGAATTCGTCCATGGATTGTATTGTCACCATCAATCGTTTTGGCTCAGTTATCGAATTTAATCCGGCAGCTGAGCGTACTTTTGGCTGTTTGAAAAAACAGGTGGAAGGAAAGAGTTTCATAGGTTTGTTTGTACTTGAGGCTGATCGTAAAAAAATCTTTGAAAGTCTGAATTCAGGCTTTTCGTCTTCCAGTGGTTTGATATTGAATCGACGAAATCCGTTCCGTTTGCAGCGCAGTCCGAACAACGATTTTCCAGCAGAAATCGCCATTACCAAGGCCAATACCGATAGCAATTCAGATAGCGAATACACCTTGCACATTCGAGACATGAGTAAGCAGCTTAAACTGCAAGAACGACTCAGATTTTTAGCTTACAGTGATCCTTTGACTAGCTTGTATAACCGTACTTATTTGATGGATGCACTGGTGAGTTCTCTATTGATTGCCACCAAGCAAAAAACCTCGGTAGGCTTATTGTTCCTTGATCTCGATAATTTCAAAATCATTAACGATACCCTAGGGCATAAAGCCGGAGATGAGCTCTTGTGTGAAGTGGCTAGGCGCTTATCCTCGGTGTCAGGGGAACAGGATGTAATTGCGCGTTGGGGGGGCGATGAGTTTGTCTTAATGATTACACAAAATGTCACAGAAAGTCTGTTGCTGGAAAGAGCCCAACATATTTTGCAGGCGATGCGTGTGCCTGTTCACATTAATGAGCAAGACTTTACTATACCAACGAGTATCGGCATTACCTTTACTAATCATGTACCGATTGTTGCGGATAAATTGATCCAGCAAGCCGATATTGCTATGTACTATGCCAAAGAAAAAGGACGAGATAATGCGCAGTTCTTTACGCCAGAAATGGCGAACGTGGTGACCAAGAAGTTTGGTTTTGATAAAGAAATTCATGAAGCTTTGGTCGATGGTCAGTTTTCTTTGGTTTTTCAACCGAAAGTGGCACGTGATGGTAAGACACTTTATGGAGTAGAGGCGCTGATTCGTTGGCAGCATCCTGACAAGGGTATGATCTCACCAGCTGAATTTATTCCGATTGCAGAAGAATCGTCCTTGATTGTCAAAATAGACGAGTGGGTAATAGATAAAGCCTTATGGCAAATTCAACATTGGCAACAGCAAGGTCTGAGGGCGGTGCCCGTGGCGGTGAATTTGTCAGGTCGTCATTTGGTTTCAGATTCTTTGGTGCCTTTTGTGGCACAAAAATTGGTGGAATATGATGTGGCTGGCAGCCTGTTGGAAATTGAGATAACTGAAGGCGTTTTGCTTCAAGACATAGCTCGTTGCGTTGAAGTGCTGGCAGATTTAAAAGCGCTTGATATCAGAATAGCGATTGATGACTTCGGTACTGGGTATTCTTCTTTGAGTTATTTAAAACGCTTGCCGTTGGATACCTTGAAAATCGATCAGTCATTTGTAGAAGAGTGTGATAGTCACACTGAGGACGCGAAGATTTGTGAAACTATTATTAATCTGGCAAACAATTTAGAGTTATTGATTGTTGCGGAAGGAGTGGAAACACTATCTCAGGCAGAGACTTTGGCATCCCTCGGTTGTGAAATATTTCAAGGTTATTATTTCGAACGTCCGATGATAGGGGATGCCATGGTGGATGCATTTACTCCGCATCGTGTTGCTGGTTAG
- the cysP gene encoding thiosulfate ABC transporter substrate-binding protein CysP — MQFKSGIFKTILVSLLLSSAVQASAADQTILNTSYDIARELFATYNPTFQKHWQEKTGQTVEIKQSHAGSSKQANAIMNGLQADVVTFNQVTDVQVLHDKARMIPADWKAEFPNNSSPYYSTTAFLVRKGNPKNIQGWGDLVRDDVALVFPNPKTSGNGRYTYLAALGYAQNTFGKNNESQIDDFLSTFLKNVSVFDTGGRGATTTFVERGIGDVLITFESEVNNIRNQYGADQYEVVVPKTSILAEFPVAVVAKNAKKHGTEEVSHEYLNYLYSEASQRLLAGFNYRIHNPVVKAEFAQKFPEVTLLTVEEIAGGWPKATKEIFRNGGKLDKLQRR; from the coding sequence ATGCAATTTAAATCTGGTATTTTCAAAACCATACTCGTAAGTTTGCTGCTTAGTAGCGCCGTTCAGGCGTCTGCTGCAGATCAAACCATCTTGAACACTTCATACGACATCGCACGTGAATTGTTCGCCACTTATAACCCGACCTTTCAAAAACATTGGCAAGAAAAAACGGGGCAAACTGTTGAGATCAAACAGTCTCATGCCGGCTCTTCTAAGCAAGCCAATGCCATCATGAATGGGCTACAAGCGGACGTTGTTACTTTTAATCAGGTGACGGATGTGCAAGTCTTGCACGACAAAGCTCGCATGATCCCAGCAGATTGGAAAGCAGAGTTTCCGAATAACAGCTCACCCTATTACTCCACAACGGCCTTCTTGGTACGTAAGGGCAATCCAAAAAACATCCAAGGTTGGGGTGATCTAGTCCGTGACGATGTTGCTCTAGTCTTTCCAAATCCAAAAACCTCTGGTAATGGTCGATACACTTACCTTGCTGCATTGGGCTACGCACAAAATACCTTTGGTAAAAACAACGAAAGCCAAATCGATGATTTTCTCAGCACCTTTTTGAAAAACGTATCTGTATTCGATACTGGTGGTCGCGGCGCAACCACTACCTTTGTTGAACGTGGAATTGGTGACGTACTGATCACCTTCGAATCAGAAGTGAACAACATTCGCAATCAATACGGTGCAGATCAATACGAAGTGGTGGTACCTAAAACCTCGATCTTGGCAGAATTTCCCGTCGCAGTTGTGGCGAAAAATGCTAAAAAACACGGTACGGAAGAAGTGTCTCATGAGTATTTGAATTACTTATACAGTGAAGCATCACAACGTCTATTAGCAGGCTTCAACTACCGCATTCACAACCCTGTAGTCAAAGCTGAGTTCGCACAGAAGTTTCCTGAAGTCACTTTGCTGACGGTAGAGGAAATTGCTGGCGGTTGGCCAAAAGCCACCAAAGAGATCTTCCGCAATGGTGGTAAACTTGACAAGTTACAACGTCGCTAA
- the cysT gene encoding sulfate/thiosulfate ABC transporter permease CysT, translated as MATHLSVVETRPKHKRVLPGLSLSLGTSLLFISLIMLLPMTGLIMQSVDMGWDEYWYVITNERVVASYKVTLWAAFFASIFNGLFGLLLAWVLVRYDFPGRRILDALVDLPFALPTAVAGITLATLYSQNGWYGDLLTQLGIKVAYTPVGIILAMAFTSIPFVVRTVQPVLEELSVEEEEAGMTLGASDWAVFRRVIFPALWPALMTGIALSFTRSLGEFGAVIFIAGNMPYISEITSLMIFVSLQEFDFPAASAIASVVLMASLILLFAINLWQARYLRRLHGR; from the coding sequence ATGGCAACACACCTAAGCGTGGTGGAAACACGTCCCAAGCACAAAAGAGTCTTACCCGGGCTGAGCTTAAGCCTCGGCACCTCACTGCTCTTTATCAGTCTGATCATGCTACTGCCGATGACCGGCTTAATCATGCAATCAGTCGATATGGGGTGGGACGAATATTGGTACGTCATTACCAACGAAAGGGTGGTTGCCAGTTATAAAGTCACCTTGTGGGCGGCCTTTTTTGCGTCCATTTTTAACGGTTTATTTGGTTTGCTACTGGCGTGGGTTCTAGTACGTTATGATTTTCCCGGGCGCCGTATACTAGACGCTTTGGTTGACTTACCCTTTGCTCTACCCACCGCAGTAGCAGGTATTACATTGGCAACCTTGTACTCACAAAATGGTTGGTACGGTGATCTCTTAACGCAATTAGGCATCAAGGTAGCCTATACGCCGGTTGGTATTATTCTCGCCATGGCGTTTACCAGCATTCCTTTTGTGGTTCGTACGGTTCAACCCGTGTTGGAAGAGTTATCCGTTGAGGAAGAAGAAGCTGGTATGACCCTAGGTGCGTCCGATTGGGCAGTATTTCGTCGGGTTATTTTCCCAGCCCTTTGGCCAGCGCTGATGACGGGGATTGCCCTTTCATTTACTCGCAGCCTAGGAGAGTTCGGTGCCGTGATTTTCATTGCCGGCAACATGCCATACATAAGTGAAATTACCTCATTGATGATTTTCGTCAGTCTCCAGGAATTTGATTTTCCAGCGGCCAGCGCGATTGCCTCTGTGGTCTTGATGGCGTCCCTCATTCTGTTGTTTGCGATTAACCTATGGCAAGCGCGTTACTTACGTCGCTTGCACGGACGATAA
- the cysW gene encoding sulfate ABC transporter permease subunit CysW — protein sequence MSKPSSQGHQLRVGDSPLVKYSLIGITLVLTLILLVVPLIAIFQQALVEGVGHYLNSIVEADTLHAIGLTLFVALLTVPINLVFGVLFAWAVTRFEFPGRKLLMTLMDIPFAVSPVVAGLLYLLLYGNNGWIGSWLYDQDIQLMFAWPGIVMVTVFVTCPFVARELIPLMQQQGREDEEAAVILGASGWQLFRRVTLPNIKWALIYGVILTNARAVGEFGAVSVVSGNIRGETNTLPLHVQLQYEDYQAAAAFASASLLALIALITLLFKTYIEWRQEKLLNHESEKQQQVAK from the coding sequence ATGTCTAAACCCTCATCACAAGGTCATCAGCTAAGAGTCGGTGACAGTCCGCTGGTTAAATACAGTTTGATTGGCATCACCTTAGTATTAACGCTGATTTTATTAGTGGTCCCACTGATCGCCATTTTCCAACAAGCCTTAGTGGAAGGTGTGGGCCATTACCTGAATAGCATAGTCGAAGCAGATACACTTCATGCTATTGGTCTGACACTCTTCGTGGCTTTGCTTACCGTGCCCATTAATTTGGTCTTTGGTGTGTTGTTCGCTTGGGCAGTGACACGTTTTGAATTCCCTGGTCGCAAGCTCTTAATGACCTTGATGGATATTCCTTTTGCCGTGTCACCTGTCGTGGCAGGTTTGTTGTACTTATTGCTCTATGGCAACAATGGCTGGATTGGATCTTGGCTCTATGATCAAGACATACAACTCATGTTCGCATGGCCCGGTATCGTCATGGTCACAGTGTTTGTCACCTGCCCCTTTGTTGCCCGTGAATTGATCCCATTAATGCAGCAACAAGGCCGCGAAGACGAAGAAGCTGCGGTAATTCTTGGCGCTTCTGGCTGGCAGTTATTCCGTCGCGTCACCTTACCTAATATCAAATGGGCCTTAATCTATGGTGTCATTTTGACCAATGCCAGAGCGGTTGGCGAGTTCGGTGCCGTGTCGGTCGTATCCGGTAATATTCGCGGTGAAACCAACACCTTACCTTTGCATGTGCAACTGCAATATGAGGACTACCAAGCGGCAGCGGCTTTCGCCAGTGCTTCGTTGTTAGCCTTAATCGCACTGATTACCTTGCTGTTCAAAACTTATATTGAATGGCGCCAAGAAAAGTTATTGAACCATGAGTCTGAAAAACAACAGCAGGTAGCAAAATGA
- a CDS encoding TOBE-like domain-containing protein — MSILINNISKHFGSFQALSPLSLDIQEGEMIGLLGPSGSGKTTLLRIIAGLEGADTGRIQFGDRDVTNLHVRDRRVGFVFQNYALFRHMTVADNVAFGLQVLSKSKRPSNTEISKRVSYLLDMVQLGHLAQRYPSQLSGGQKQRIALARALATKPEVLLLDEPFGALDAKVRKELRRWLRGLHDELGFTSVFVTHDQEEALELSDRVVVMSNGHIEQVDKPGDLYASPKSRFVFDFLGNTNVFEAKHQNDQWQNGLANLQLPANAPQKSGQVYLRSHEFFVSSVATETASLPLKVIAINLIGAEVRLELSPLDWHSDDIWEVDLPHKAFDKHCFEKGQRVFVTPKSGYFFPKGEQEHIQIHWA; from the coding sequence ATGAGCATTCTGATTAACAATATTTCCAAACACTTCGGCTCATTTCAGGCCCTATCACCCTTATCACTGGATATTCAAGAAGGTGAAATGATCGGTTTGCTTGGACCTTCTGGTTCAGGTAAAACCACTTTACTGCGCATCATTGCCGGCTTAGAAGGTGCTGACACAGGCCGCATCCAATTTGGTGATCGCGATGTGACCAACCTACATGTTCGTGATCGTCGTGTTGGTTTTGTGTTCCAAAACTACGCTTTATTTCGCCACATGACAGTCGCAGACAATGTCGCCTTTGGCTTACAAGTATTGTCCAAGTCAAAACGACCAAGTAACACTGAAATAAGCAAACGCGTCAGTTATCTACTCGACATGGTACAGCTTGGTCATTTAGCGCAACGCTATCCTTCTCAGCTTTCTGGCGGACAAAAACAACGTATTGCTTTGGCACGTGCCCTCGCCACCAAGCCAGAAGTACTATTACTCGACGAACCCTTTGGCGCTTTGGATGCCAAAGTACGTAAAGAACTACGCCGCTGGTTACGTGGCTTGCACGACGAGCTAGGCTTTACCAGTGTGTTTGTAACCCATGATCAGGAAGAAGCATTAGAGTTATCCGATCGCGTTGTAGTAATGAGCAACGGCCACATTGAGCAAGTAGATAAACCTGGTGATTTGTACGCATCGCCAAAAAGTCGCTTTGTGTTCGATTTCTTAGGCAACACCAATGTATTTGAAGCCAAGCACCAAAATGACCAATGGCAAAATGGCCTAGCTAACTTACAATTACCTGCCAACGCACCGCAAAAATCAGGACAAGTGTATCTTCGCTCCCATGAGTTTTTTGTGTCTTCCGTGGCGACAGAAACCGCCTCTTTGCCTTTAAAAGTCATCGCCATTAACTTAATTGGCGCGGAAGTACGTTTAGAATTGTCGCCTCTCGATTGGCACAGTGACGACATATGGGAAGTGGACTTACCACACAAAGCTTTTGATAAGCACTGTTTTGAGAAAGGGCAAAGGGTATTTGTGACACCCAAGTCTGGATATTTTTTCCCTAAGGGAGAACAAGAACACATTCAGATACATTGGGCGTAA
- a CDS encoding histone deacetylase family protein → MTTAYITHYLCDKHNLGADHPESPQRLGAIQNRLINGQLLDFLRCFEAQAATREQLLATHDADYVAAIFARSPEQGQVELDPDTFMMPHTLNASLYAAGAVIQGIDLVMNKQVENAFCAVRPPGHHAEFDKAMGFCLFNNIAVGAKYAVTELGLERVAIVDFDVHHGNGTENIFQSDQRVLYASSYQHPFYPFADPGASHDNIVHIPLEAGSNGKVFRQAISEQLLPTLQAFQPELILISAGFDAHKEDPMGQLRLDESDYVWITEQLMAVADEYCNGRIVSVLEGGYNLDALGRAAFCHIKSLMRL, encoded by the coding sequence ATGACAACAGCCTATATAACTCACTATCTTTGCGACAAACACAACTTAGGCGCGGATCATCCAGAATCTCCGCAGCGTCTTGGTGCCATTCAGAATCGTTTGATTAACGGACAATTGTTGGATTTTTTGCGTTGCTTTGAAGCGCAAGCCGCCACCCGTGAACAACTTTTGGCAACTCATGATGCAGATTATGTCGCTGCCATCTTTGCACGCTCTCCGGAGCAAGGGCAGGTTGAGTTAGATCCAGATACTTTTATGATGCCACATACCTTAAATGCTTCTCTTTATGCTGCTGGAGCTGTGATTCAAGGCATTGATCTAGTAATGAATAAACAAGTGGAAAATGCGTTCTGTGCGGTTCGACCGCCAGGCCATCATGCAGAATTTGATAAAGCCATGGGTTTTTGTTTGTTCAATAACATTGCGGTGGGAGCAAAATACGCGGTTACTGAACTGGGTTTAGAGCGTGTGGCCATTGTTGATTTTGATGTTCATCACGGCAATGGCACAGAGAACATTTTTCAAAGTGATCAAAGGGTTCTCTACGCATCCAGTTATCAGCACCCTTTTTATCCTTTTGCAGACCCGGGTGCGTCCCATGATAATATTGTGCATATTCCATTGGAGGCGGGTTCGAATGGTAAAGTCTTTCGCCAAGCCATTAGTGAGCAATTGTTACCGACTTTGCAGGCATTTCAGCCCGAATTGATCTTGATCTCAGCAGGCTTTGATGCACACAAAGAAGACCCAATGGGACAGCTGCGTTTGGATGAAAGTGACTATGTATGGATTACTGAGCAATTAATGGCCGTGGCGGATGAATATTGTAATGGACGCATTGTGTCTGTGTTAGAAGGCGGCTACAACCTAGATGCCTTAGGTCGTGCCGCCTTTTGTCACATTAAGAGCTTAATGAGACTTTAA